Proteins co-encoded in one Deltaproteobacteria bacterium genomic window:
- a CDS encoding glutathione S-transferase family protein, giving the protein MSDAIKLYDFTTSPNCQRVKVVLEEKGLAYETVPVDLRKREQKAPEYLAMNPYGKVPVLVDGDTVLYESCIINEYLEEKYPDPSLLPADPSARARIRILIDYGIVHTNDSHQAIRAEMMKPEGERDADALAAAKARFIEELQPLEKELEGRDYMAGGFSLLDAAHFPRVMRHVQWGILPDPGLPLLDAWYQRMTARPSVRAIL; this is encoded by the coding sequence ATGAGCGACGCCATCAAGCTGTACGACTTCACCACCTCGCCCAACTGCCAGCGGGTGAAGGTGGTGCTGGAAGAGAAGGGCCTTGCCTACGAGACGGTCCCCGTAGACCTGCGCAAACGCGAGCAGAAGGCGCCCGAGTACCTCGCCATGAACCCCTACGGCAAGGTGCCGGTGCTGGTGGACGGCGACACGGTGCTCTACGAGTCCTGCATCATCAACGAGTACCTGGAAGAGAAGTACCCGGACCCGTCATTGCTGCCCGCCGACCCCTCGGCACGGGCACGGATACGCATCCTCATCGACTACGGCATCGTCCACACCAACGACAGTCACCAGGCCATCCGCGCCGAGATGATGAAGCCCGAGGGCGAGCGCGACGCCGATGCGCTGGCCGCGGCCAAGGCCCGTTTCATCGAGGAACTGCAACCGCTTGAGAAGGAGCTCGAAGGCCGCGACTACATGGCCGGCGGCTTCTCGCTGCTCGACGCCGCCCACTTCCCGCGGGTCATGCGCCACGTCCAGTGGGGCATCCTGCCGGACCCGGGCCTGCCGCTGCTTGACGCGTGGTACCAGCGCATGACGGCGCGCCCGTCCGTCCGTGCAATCCTCTAA
- a CDS encoding UbiD family decarboxylase, which produces MARPQRIQDAEMTPFDDLRVWLAQVEEKGQLERISGAHWDLEVGALNEIICERTPTPPALLFEDVVGHEGKGRVLANMMETMERTALALNLPPDLGTLEVIDRLRTRLSALEPVEPRVLATGPVMENRLTGDDINILDIPVPRWHSGDGGRYLGTAHLVVTRDPETGEENVGCYRVMVHEGDKLALYISPGKHGRMHMEKTLRAGKPVQVAMAFGQHPLMFVAASQAVPPGVSEYAWAGGLVEQPLSVIEAPITGLRVPAAAEIVVEGEIVPGDTRPEGPFGEWTGYYASARRAEPVVQLKALYHRDDPILTGAPPFRPTIHGMYRSMLRSAMIWNGVERGGVPDVVGVYVPPPAQRFMIVIAIRQRYPGHAKQAAMMAAQCHAGAYLGRYVVVVDDDVDITNLNEVVWAMCTRSNPEESIDIIRRTWSGPLDPIIPRDKKGLNSRAIIDATRPFEWRDQFPAVSEIDKDTHETVSAKWKDELERVVRGHRP; this is translated from the coding sequence ATGGCCAGACCACAACGGATACAGGACGCCGAGATGACTCCCTTCGACGACCTTCGCGTGTGGCTCGCGCAGGTGGAGGAGAAGGGCCAGTTGGAGCGCATCTCCGGCGCCCACTGGGACCTGGAGGTGGGCGCTCTGAACGAGATCATCTGCGAACGCACGCCGACCCCGCCGGCGCTGCTGTTCGAGGACGTCGTCGGCCACGAGGGCAAGGGGCGCGTCCTGGCCAACATGATGGAGACCATGGAGCGCACCGCGCTCGCCCTGAACCTGCCGCCGGACCTCGGCACCCTCGAGGTCATCGACCGGCTGCGCACGCGCCTGAGCGCCCTGGAGCCGGTGGAGCCGCGCGTCTTGGCGACGGGTCCTGTCATGGAGAACCGCTTGACGGGCGACGACATCAACATCCTCGACATCCCGGTGCCGCGCTGGCACTCGGGCGACGGCGGCCGCTATCTGGGCACCGCGCACCTGGTGGTCACGCGGGACCCCGAGACCGGCGAAGAGAACGTCGGCTGCTACCGCGTCATGGTGCACGAGGGGGACAAGCTGGCGCTCTACATCTCGCCCGGCAAGCACGGCCGCATGCACATGGAGAAGACGCTCCGGGCGGGCAAGCCGGTGCAGGTGGCCATGGCCTTCGGTCAGCACCCGCTGATGTTCGTGGCCGCCTCCCAGGCGGTCCCGCCCGGCGTGAGCGAGTACGCTTGGGCCGGCGGTCTGGTGGAGCAGCCACTGAGCGTCATCGAGGCGCCGATTACCGGGCTCCGCGTGCCGGCCGCGGCGGAGATCGTGGTGGAAGGGGAGATCGTGCCGGGCGACACCCGCCCCGAGGGCCCCTTCGGCGAATGGACCGGCTACTACGCCAGCGCCCGCCGGGCCGAGCCGGTGGTGCAGTTGAAGGCCCTCTACCACCGGGACGACCCGATCCTCACCGGCGCGCCGCCGTTCCGTCCCACCATCCACGGCATGTACCGCTCGATGCTGCGCTCGGCCATGATCTGGAACGGTGTGGAGAGGGGCGGGGTGCCGGACGTGGTGGGCGTGTACGTGCCGCCGCCGGCCCAGCGCTTCATGATCGTCATCGCCATCCGGCAGCGTTACCCGGGCCATGCCAAGCAAGCGGCGATGATGGCGGCCCAGTGTCACGCCGGCGCCTACCTCGGCCGCTACGTGGTGGTGGTGGACGACGACGTGGACATCACCAACCTGAACGAGGTGGTGTGGGCCATGTGCACCCGCTCCAACCCCGAGGAGTCCATCGACATCATCCGCCGCACCTGGAGCGGGCCGCTGGACCCGATCATCCCACGCGACAAGAAGGGCCTCAACTCCCGCGCCATCATCGACGCCACCCGGCCCTTCGAGTGGAGAGACCAGTTCCCGGCGGTGAGCGAGATCGACAAGGACACCCACGAGACCGTGTCCGCCAAGTGGAAGGACGAGCTGGAGCGGGTGGTGCGGGGGCACCGGCCGTAG
- a CDS encoding UbiD family decarboxylase, which produces MSYPDLQEHLSNLESAGLLLRVRHPINKDTEMHPLVRWQFRGGLPEAERKAFLFENVVDSHGRTYDMPVAVAALAASPQVYSVGLQRPVDEIPELWAHALANPIEPAIVESGPVHDVVLQGADLDVEGGGLLQLPVPISTPGFDNAPYTTCSHWFTKDPDTGIRNQGNYRGQIKSQKRVGMYAGMHQHIFPHWDKCRERGEPLHAALVVGAPPVVSYGTVQKVPPGVDEMGIAGGLAGEPVRLVRCKTVDIEVPDNAEIVIEGLINTDFVEPEGPFGESHGYLHPRTVSPFMEVTAITMKRKPVLCSFISQVTPSESSVIKKVGYEPLLRRYLRDTVGIKSVTQVAMHEPLTNLRKLVIVQMSKPAEGDVWRALNSIANYQHGVGKIAIAVDDDIDPHNLDAVWWAICYRSKPHQDVLILPGRVKGHSPPFEDEGHLITAKELFYQPATDSGMLINAILKEPFPPISLPKREFMEHALELWNRLELPPLKPQAPWYGYSLGQWDDEWEEEAQAAVKSDYLQTGAKLAQRRVKPT; this is translated from the coding sequence ATGTCCTATCCCGACCTTCAAGAGCACCTGTCCAACCTGGAGTCCGCCGGACTCCTGCTGCGCGTCCGCCACCCCATCAACAAGGACACGGAGATGCACCCGCTGGTGCGCTGGCAGTTCCGCGGCGGCCTGCCCGAGGCGGAGCGCAAGGCATTCCTGTTCGAGAACGTGGTGGACAGCCACGGGCGCACCTACGACATGCCGGTGGCGGTGGCCGCGCTTGCTGCCTCGCCGCAGGTGTACTCCGTAGGGCTGCAGCGCCCGGTGGACGAGATCCCCGAGCTTTGGGCGCACGCGCTGGCCAACCCCATCGAGCCGGCCATCGTCGAGTCCGGTCCCGTGCACGACGTGGTGCTGCAGGGCGCCGACCTCGACGTCGAGGGCGGCGGGCTGCTGCAGCTTCCGGTGCCCATCTCCACGCCGGGGTTCGACAACGCCCCCTATACCACCTGTTCCCACTGGTTCACCAAGGACCCCGATACCGGCATTCGCAACCAGGGCAACTACCGCGGCCAGATCAAGAGCCAGAAGCGCGTGGGCATGTACGCCGGCATGCACCAGCACATCTTCCCGCACTGGGACAAGTGCCGCGAGCGGGGCGAGCCGCTGCACGCCGCGCTGGTGGTGGGGGCGCCGCCGGTGGTCTCCTACGGCACGGTGCAGAAGGTGCCGCCCGGTGTGGACGAGATGGGAATTGCCGGCGGTCTGGCCGGGGAGCCGGTCCGGCTAGTGCGCTGCAAGACCGTGGACATCGAGGTCCCCGACAACGCCGAGATCGTCATCGAGGGGCTCATCAACACGGATTTCGTGGAGCCGGAGGGCCCCTTCGGCGAATCCCACGGCTATCTGCACCCGCGCACGGTGTCGCCGTTCATGGAAGTGACCGCAATCACCATGAAGCGCAAGCCGGTGCTGTGCTCGTTCATCAGCCAGGTGACCCCCAGCGAGTCCAGCGTCATCAAGAAGGTGGGCTACGAGCCGCTCTTGCGCCGCTACCTGCGCGACACCGTGGGCATCAAGAGCGTGACCCAGGTGGCCATGCACGAGCCCCTCACCAACCTGCGCAAGCTCGTCATCGTGCAGATGAGCAAGCCCGCGGAAGGGGACGTCTGGCGCGCCCTGAACAGCATCGCCAACTACCAGCACGGCGTCGGCAAGATCGCCATCGCGGTGGACGACGACATCGACCCCCACAACCTGGACGCGGTGTGGTGGGCCATCTGCTACCGCTCCAAGCCGCACCAGGACGTGCTGATCCTGCCCGGACGGGTCAAGGGCCACTCGCCGCCGTTCGAGGACGAAGGCCACCTGATCACCGCCAAGGAGCTCTTCTACCAGCCGGCCACCGACTCCGGCATGCTCATCAACGCCATCCTGAAGGAGCCGTTCCCGCCCATCTCGCTGCCGAAGCGCGAGTTCATGGAGCACGCCCTGGAGCTGTGGAACCGGCTGGAGCTGCCGCCGCTCAAGCCCCAGGCGCCGTGGTACGGCTACTCGCTGGGCCAATGGGACGACGAGTGGGAGGAGGAGGCGCAGGCCGCGGTGAAGAGCGACTACCTCCAGACCGGCGCCAAGCTAGCCCAACGCAGGGTCAAGCCCACCTGA